The following are encoded in a window of Sphaerisporangium siamense genomic DNA:
- a CDS encoding glycoside hydrolase family 15 protein — protein sequence MFPPIADYGFLSDCEVTALVAPSGNIEWLCLPRLDSPSVFGAILDRSAGGFRLGPADIAVPSARRYLPGTMVLETSWGTATGWIIVRDLLLIGPWHHHGEMSRTHRRAPTDYDADHVLLRTVRCVSGEAQITLDCEPVFDYGRLAADWCYTDRGYHQGLARAEGTPIELKLTTDMRLGFEKGRAVARTLLKQGQTRFCSLSWTEHEPPYTFDEAYRRLVWTAHHWQHWLARGRFPDHPWRGCLERSALTLKGLTFAPSGALVAAPTTSLPETPGGERNWDYRYSWIRDSTFALWGLYTLGLDWEADDFFWFTADVAERDRDLQVVYGVDGERDLEERVLDHLHGHDGARPVRVGNAAYRHRQNDVWGMVLESFYIHTRSRDRLDQRMWPILKRLVESAIEHWREPDRGIWEVRGEPKHFTSSKVMCWVALDRGARLARTREETELAARWQSVADEIHAEVCARAVSERGTFTQHYDTDALDASLLLIPLVGFLPPEDARVRSTVLAIAGELTVDDLVLRYSTKDTDDGMPGEEGTFTICSFWLVSALTEIGELCRARRLCEKLVSFASPLGLYAEEIDPLTGRHLGNFPQAFAHLSLINAVIHLIRAEHGEPAARAGDFPGGRL from the coding sequence GTGTTCCCTCCGATCGCCGACTACGGCTTCCTCTCCGACTGTGAGGTCACGGCCTTGGTCGCGCCGAGCGGGAACATCGAATGGCTGTGCCTGCCCCGGCTGGACTCCCCGAGCGTGTTCGGGGCCATCCTCGACCGGAGCGCGGGCGGTTTCCGCCTCGGCCCCGCCGACATCGCCGTCCCCTCGGCGCGGCGCTACCTGCCCGGCACGATGGTGCTGGAGACGAGCTGGGGGACGGCCACCGGCTGGATCATCGTCCGCGACCTCCTGCTCATCGGCCCGTGGCACCACCACGGGGAAATGTCCCGCACCCACCGGCGGGCGCCGACCGACTACGACGCCGACCATGTCCTGCTGCGGACCGTCCGCTGCGTCAGCGGCGAGGCGCAGATCACGCTCGACTGCGAGCCGGTCTTCGACTACGGCCGGCTGGCGGCCGACTGGTGCTACACCGACCGCGGCTACCACCAGGGCCTCGCCCGCGCCGAGGGAACGCCGATCGAGCTGAAGCTGACCACCGACATGCGGCTGGGGTTCGAGAAGGGGCGGGCCGTGGCCCGTACTTTGCTGAAGCAGGGGCAGACGCGGTTCTGCTCGCTGTCCTGGACCGAGCACGAGCCGCCGTACACCTTCGACGAGGCGTACCGCCGCCTGGTGTGGACCGCGCACCACTGGCAGCACTGGCTCGCCCGGGGCCGCTTCCCCGACCATCCCTGGCGCGGATGCCTGGAGCGCAGCGCGCTGACCCTCAAGGGCCTGACCTTCGCCCCGAGCGGCGCCCTGGTCGCCGCGCCCACCACCTCGCTGCCCGAGACGCCCGGCGGCGAGCGGAACTGGGACTACCGCTACAGCTGGATCCGCGACTCCACCTTCGCGCTCTGGGGCCTCTACACGCTCGGCCTCGACTGGGAGGCCGACGACTTCTTCTGGTTCACCGCCGACGTCGCCGAGCGCGACCGGGACCTGCAGGTCGTGTACGGCGTGGACGGCGAGCGCGACCTGGAGGAACGGGTGCTCGACCATCTTCACGGCCACGACGGCGCGCGGCCGGTGCGTGTGGGCAACGCCGCCTACCGGCACCGCCAGAACGACGTGTGGGGGATGGTGCTGGAGTCGTTCTACATCCACACCCGGTCCCGCGACCGCCTGGACCAGCGCATGTGGCCCATCCTGAAGCGCCTGGTCGAGTCGGCCATCGAGCACTGGCGGGAACCCGACCGGGGCATCTGGGAGGTACGCGGCGAACCCAAGCACTTCACCTCCTCCAAGGTCATGTGCTGGGTGGCGCTGGACCGGGGCGCCCGCCTGGCGCGCACGCGCGAGGAGACCGAACTGGCCGCGCGCTGGCAGTCGGTCGCCGACGAGATCCACGCCGAGGTGTGCGCCCGCGCGGTCAGCGAGCGGGGGACGTTCACCCAGCACTACGACACCGACGCCCTGGACGCGTCCCTCCTGCTCATCCCCCTGGTCGGCTTCCTGCCGCCGGAGGACGCGCGCGTCCGGAGCACCGTGCTGGCCATCGCCGGCGAGCTGACCGTGGACGATCTCGTGCTGCGCTACTCCACCAAGGACACCGACGACGGCATGCCGGGCGAGGAGGGCACCTTCACGATCTGCTCGTTCTGGCTGGTGTCCGCGCTCACCGAGATCGGGGAGCTGTGCCGGGCCCGCCGCCTCTGCGAGAAGCTCGTGTCCTTCGCGAGCCCCCTCGGCCTCTACGCCGAGGAGATCGACCCGCTCACCGGGCGGCACCTGGGCAACTTTCCCCAGGCGTTCGCGCAC
- a CDS encoding SRPBCC family protein, with the protein MSEADHHSAQRWAGVLGWVSAGLGVLQVAAPDAVLRVIGVGDRPWARQVVRLVGIRELFQAAVLLGSRRPGPLVWTRVAGDAMDLALLGRLMAEPEDGGGRRRLAASTAAVTGIAFADIVTAVRGGHEPGIPSHHLTNLRAATTVNRPRREVYRFWRDVENLPRFMIHLESVEPIAGGYSHWRAKGPAHKRVEWDAEIIEDQTEQLIAWRSVEGATVRNRGSVRFTDAPGGHGTEVRVDIDYDPPAGKVGLAFARLLGEHPQQQVCDDLRRFKQVMEAGEVARSEGSPEGTRARRQLFQRPAQPVR; encoded by the coding sequence ATGAGCGAAGCAGATCACCACAGCGCTCAGCGCTGGGCCGGCGTCCTCGGATGGGTCAGCGCGGGCCTGGGCGTCCTCCAGGTCGCCGCGCCCGACGCCGTCCTCCGGGTGATCGGCGTCGGGGACAGGCCCTGGGCCCGCCAGGTGGTGCGGCTGGTCGGCATCCGGGAGCTGTTCCAGGCCGCCGTCCTGCTCGGAAGCCGCAGGCCGGGCCCGCTGGTGTGGACCCGCGTGGCGGGCGACGCCATGGACCTGGCCCTGCTGGGCCGCCTGATGGCCGAGCCCGAGGACGGCGGCGGCCGGCGGCGTCTCGCCGCGAGCACCGCCGCCGTGACCGGCATCGCCTTCGCCGACATCGTCACCGCGGTGCGCGGCGGCCACGAGCCGGGCATCCCGTCGCACCACCTCACCAACCTGCGCGCGGCCACCACCGTCAACCGGCCGCGCCGGGAGGTCTACCGGTTCTGGCGCGACGTCGAGAACCTGCCGCGCTTCATGATCCACCTGGAGTCGGTGGAGCCGATCGCGGGCGGGTACTCGCACTGGAGGGCCAAGGGCCCCGCCCACAAGCGCGTCGAGTGGGACGCCGAGATCATCGAGGACCAGACCGAGCAACTGATCGCCTGGCGGTCGGTCGAGGGCGCCACCGTGCGCAACCGGGGCTCGGTGCGCTTCACCGACGCCCCCGGCGGGCACGGCACCGAGGTCCGGGTGGACATCGACTACGACCCGCCCGCGGGCAAGGTCGGCCTCGCCTTCGCCCGGCTGCTCGGCGAGCACCCCCAGCAGCAGGTGTGCGACGACCTGCGCCGGTTCAAGCAGGTCATGGAGGCCGGCGAGGTGGCCCGCTCGGAAGGCAGCCCCGAGGGCACGCGCGCCCGGCGGCAGCTCTTCCAGCGCCCCGCGCAGCCGGTGAGGTGA
- a CDS encoding zinc-dependent alcohol dehydrogenase: MKANCWMGRNTVEVQEVPEPRIINPRDAVVRITSTAICGSDLHLYDGFVPTMKKGDVLGHEFMGEVVEVGPGVTTLRVGDRVVVPFPIACGGCLACENGLFSVCENSNPNAGMAEKLLGHSPAGIFGYSHMLGGYPGGQAQYARVPFADVGPIVVDDDLPDDKVLLLSDILPTGWMGAEMCEIKPGDVIAVWGAGPVGQFAVASALLMGAERVICIDRFPYRLQIAARAGAETINYEQTDVLDALRDMTAGRGPDACIDAVGMEAHYPVPVVHAYDRAKQATRVETDRPYALREAILACRNGGIVSVIGVYAGLVDKFPMGSLMNRSLTMKTGQCHVQRYMEPLLRRIREGALDPSFVITHHLDLEDAPRGFEMFKHKENECNKVVLHPW; this comes from the coding sequence ATGAAGGCCAACTGCTGGATGGGGCGCAACACGGTCGAGGTCCAGGAGGTCCCCGAGCCCCGGATCATCAACCCGAGGGATGCCGTCGTCCGCATCACCTCCACCGCGATCTGCGGCTCCGACCTGCACCTGTACGACGGCTTCGTCCCGACCATGAAGAAGGGCGACGTCCTCGGCCACGAGTTCATGGGCGAGGTCGTGGAGGTCGGCCCCGGGGTCACCACGCTCCGGGTGGGCGACCGGGTCGTCGTCCCGTTCCCGATCGCCTGCGGCGGGTGCCTGGCCTGCGAGAACGGGCTGTTCTCCGTGTGCGAGAACTCCAACCCCAACGCGGGCATGGCCGAGAAGCTCCTCGGCCACTCCCCGGCGGGGATCTTCGGCTACTCCCACATGCTCGGCGGGTACCCCGGAGGCCAGGCGCAGTACGCCCGCGTGCCCTTCGCCGACGTCGGGCCGATCGTGGTCGACGACGACCTGCCCGACGACAAGGTGCTGCTCCTGTCCGACATCCTCCCCACCGGCTGGATGGGCGCCGAGATGTGCGAGATCAAGCCGGGCGACGTGATCGCCGTGTGGGGCGCGGGCCCGGTGGGACAGTTCGCGGTCGCGAGCGCCCTGCTCATGGGCGCCGAGCGGGTGATCTGCATCGACCGCTTCCCATACCGGCTCCAGATCGCCGCACGCGCCGGCGCGGAGACGATCAACTACGAGCAGACCGACGTCCTGGACGCGCTGCGGGACATGACCGCGGGCCGGGGGCCTGACGCGTGCATCGACGCCGTGGGCATGGAGGCGCACTACCCCGTCCCGGTCGTCCACGCCTACGACCGGGCCAAGCAGGCGACCCGGGTCGAGACCGACCGGCCGTACGCGCTGCGGGAGGCGATCCTGGCCTGCCGCAACGGCGGCATCGTCTCGGTGATCGGCGTCTACGCGGGCCTGGTGGACAAGTTCCCGATGGGCTCGTTGATGAACCGGTCGCTGACCATGAAGACGGGCCAGTGCCACGTCCAGCGGTACATGGAGCCTCTGCTGCGAAGGATCAGGGAGGGGGCGCTCGACCCCAGCTTCGTGATCACCCACCACCTGGACCTGGAGGACGCCCCGCGCGGCTTCGAGATGTTCAAGCACAAGGAGAACGAGTGCAACAAGGTCGTCCTGCACCCCTGGTGA
- a CDS encoding DUF6229 family protein: MPVTLERSEQIIAAWRSGADVDGWENPAGPLLSEYAESEITTAFGETRRPTACTGANTNPCC, translated from the coding sequence ATGCCAGTCACCCTGGAACGCTCCGAACAGATCATCGCCGCGTGGCGCAGCGGCGCGGACGTCGACGGCTGGGAGAACCCCGCCGGTCCGCTCCTCAGCGAGTACGCCGAGTCCGAGATCACCACCGCCTTCGGTGAGACGCGCAGACCCACCGCGTGCACCGGCGCCAACACCAACCCGTGCTGCTGA
- a CDS encoding DUF6229 family protein, with protein MPVTTERSEEIIAAWRSGADVDGWENPAGPLLSAYAESDLTTAFVETRRATACSGSFTHPCC; from the coding sequence ATGCCCGTGACCACCGAACGCTCCGAAGAGATCATCGCCGCGTGGCGCAGCGGCGCGGACGTCGACGGCTGGGAGAACCCGGCCGGTCCGCTCCTGAGCGCGTACGCCGAGTCGGACCTGACGACGGCCTTCGTCGAGACGCGCAGGGCCACCGCGTGCAGCGGCTCCTTCACCCACCCGTGCTGCTGA
- a CDS encoding type 2 lanthipeptide synthetase LanM family protein, which produces MAGDFDPSLDHLTAPALHRLSAVLASVPGLTAAEARVIHRGAAEALEETVRRKVNRVLLLELNAARISGRLRGATPEARWREWKATAATPEFWRSLTPHYPTMRSRLAVIVANRCAAAEELARRFAADRADLAALPGAPGGELTEVRFGAGDSHRGGRAVAVLHGSGGRVVYKPRSLAVDRELARLIARLAPALPHGAVIRVPEVLTRPDHGWAEHIAHRYCAGDAELRAFYRGIGHWLALMRLVGGSDLHAENLIAAGPAPVVVDCETLFTPHAASKPSGHGAAVDRASELLMGSVLRIGLLPGRGAALGWRGVDVSALGALPGQQPHVRVPVVVDAGTDAARLGVRRVEMAAAGNHPSPEPVLARYWDLVLDGFAELSGHLDALDRRGDLGGMLAGFADLPVRVVPRATEAYAELARMLWHPGSLHDEATACRSAARLLAEHADNQPGTPSDPKVIDAEVTELLNGDIPFFATTPARGRMDGPGGTAWGEEQDLIADALRRWRERESALDRDVIRAALVSAYLNEGWLPRTARMATPLIRQDDLDGRRRRLAAGMARRLRDTAVRGDDGTVTWIAPVLTASGWSVQSLTADVYGGAHGVAIALAAYVAETARGEADEVPGLDRLLADLLHTIRLAEDHDAALRRSGTPRRPDPPGGYVGIGSWIWSWLLLGRLGAVPDDEALARACVPAEELPAAVAADEVYDLLGGMAGAVVPLLRLAGRTGDARWSTRAREIGDRLVALAADDGRGARWPNADNRTGLGGMAHGATGIGWALARLADAGVPGAARFAALADRAFLFEESLYDPDGDGWLDLREAEPQVTASAWCHGAGGVGVVAADLLARHASPRWQDVLRRAAASCWKRGMGWNHTLCHGDLGNWEVLERAIDAGLGPERLTREHLYAYMIGTVEEHGPVTGLARDAFTPGLLPGVCGMLYQLLRARPGAPLPSVLLPDPGA; this is translated from the coding sequence ATGGCCGGGGACTTCGACCCGTCGCTCGACCACCTGACCGCCCCGGCGCTGCACAGGCTGTCGGCCGTACTGGCTTCGGTCCCCGGCCTCACGGCGGCGGAGGCCCGTGTGATCCACCGGGGCGCGGCGGAGGCGCTGGAGGAGACCGTCCGCCGCAAGGTGAACCGGGTCCTGCTGCTGGAGCTCAACGCGGCCAGGATCAGCGGCCGGCTGCGGGGCGCGACCCCCGAGGCACGGTGGCGCGAATGGAAGGCGACGGCCGCGACCCCGGAGTTCTGGCGCTCGCTGACCCCGCACTACCCGACGATGCGGTCCCGGCTCGCCGTGATCGTCGCCAACCGGTGCGCCGCGGCCGAGGAGCTGGCCCGCAGGTTCGCCGCCGACCGCGCCGACCTCGCCGCACTGCCCGGCGCCCCGGGCGGCGAGCTGACCGAGGTCCGGTTCGGCGCCGGTGACAGCCACCGCGGCGGACGCGCGGTCGCCGTCCTGCACGGCTCCGGCGGGCGGGTGGTCTACAAGCCGCGATCCCTCGCCGTGGACCGCGAGCTGGCACGCCTGATCGCCCGCCTGGCGCCCGCGCTGCCCCACGGCGCCGTGATCCGCGTACCCGAGGTGCTCACCCGCCCGGACCACGGCTGGGCGGAGCACATCGCGCACCGCTACTGCGCCGGCGACGCCGAGCTGCGCGCCTTCTACCGCGGCATCGGGCACTGGCTCGCGCTGATGCGCCTGGTCGGCGGCAGCGACCTGCACGCGGAGAACCTCATCGCGGCCGGGCCCGCGCCGGTCGTCGTCGACTGCGAGACGCTGTTCACCCCGCACGCCGCCTCCAAGCCCTCCGGCCACGGCGCGGCCGTCGACCGCGCGTCCGAGCTGCTCATGGGGTCGGTGCTGCGCATCGGCCTGCTGCCCGGCCGCGGCGCCGCGCTCGGCTGGCGTGGCGTGGACGTCTCCGCCCTCGGCGCGCTGCCCGGCCAGCAGCCGCACGTGCGGGTGCCGGTCGTCGTCGACGCGGGCACGGACGCGGCCAGGCTGGGCGTGCGGCGCGTGGAGATGGCGGCGGCGGGCAACCACCCGAGCCCCGAACCCGTCCTCGCCCGCTACTGGGACCTGGTGCTGGACGGGTTCGCCGAGCTGTCAGGCCACCTGGACGCCCTGGACCGGCGCGGCGACCTCGGCGGCATGCTGGCCGGCTTCGCCGACCTCCCCGTCCGCGTGGTGCCGCGCGCCACCGAGGCGTACGCCGAGCTGGCCCGCATGCTCTGGCATCCCGGTTCGCTGCACGACGAGGCCACCGCGTGCCGGTCGGCGGCACGCCTGCTGGCCGAGCACGCGGACAACCAGCCGGGCACGCCGTCGGACCCCAAGGTCATAGACGCCGAGGTGACCGAGTTGCTGAACGGCGACATCCCCTTCTTCGCCACGACCCCGGCCCGCGGCCGCATGGACGGACCCGGCGGCACCGCGTGGGGAGAGGAACAGGACCTCATCGCGGACGCGCTGCGGCGCTGGCGCGAGCGCGAGTCGGCCCTGGACCGCGACGTGATCCGCGCCGCGCTCGTCAGCGCCTACCTCAACGAGGGCTGGCTGCCGCGGACCGCGCGGATGGCCACGCCCCTGATCCGGCAGGACGACCTGGACGGGCGCCGCCGCCGGCTGGCGGCGGGCATGGCGCGCCGCCTGCGGGACACGGCGGTGCGCGGCGACGACGGCACGGTGACCTGGATCGCCCCGGTGCTGACCGCCTCAGGATGGTCGGTGCAGTCGCTGACCGCCGACGTGTACGGCGGGGCGCACGGGGTCGCGATCGCGCTGGCCGCCTACGTGGCCGAGACCGCGCGGGGCGAGGCCGACGAGGTGCCGGGGCTGGACCGGCTGCTGGCCGACCTGCTCCACACGATCAGGCTGGCCGAGGACCACGACGCCGCCCTGCGGCGCTCAGGGACGCCCCGCCGTCCCGACCCGCCGGGCGGATATGTCGGCATCGGCTCGTGGATCTGGAGCTGGCTGCTGCTCGGCCGGCTCGGCGCCGTCCCGGACGACGAGGCCCTGGCCCGGGCGTGCGTGCCGGCCGAGGAGCTGCCCGCGGCGGTGGCGGCGGACGAGGTCTACGACCTGCTCGGCGGGATGGCCGGGGCCGTGGTGCCGCTGCTGCGCCTGGCCGGGCGCACCGGCGACGCGCGGTGGTCCACGCGGGCCCGCGAGATCGGCGATCGCCTCGTCGCGCTGGCCGCCGACGACGGCCGGGGGGCGCGCTGGCCCAACGCCGACAACCGGACCGGGCTCGGTGGCATGGCGCACGGCGCCACCGGGATCGGCTGGGCCCTCGCCCGGCTGGCCGACGCCGGGGTGCCCGGGGCCGCGCGGTTCGCCGCCCTGGCCGACCGGGCCTTCCTGTTCGAGGAGTCCCTGTACGACCCGGACGGGGACGGCTGGCTGGACCTGCGCGAGGCCGAGCCGCAGGTGACGGCCAGCGCGTGGTGCCACGGGGCCGGCGGCGTCGGCGTCGTCGCGGCGGACCTGCTGGCCCGGCACGCGTCCCCCCGGTGGCAGGACGTGCTGCGCCGCGCGGCGGCGTCCTGCTGGAAGCGCGGCATGGGCTGGAACCACACGCTGTGCCACGGCGATCTCGGCAACTGGGAGGTGCTGGAGCGGGCGATCGACGCCGGCCTCGGCCCCGAGCGGCTGACCCGCGAGCACCTGTACGCGTACATGATCGGCACCGTGGAGGAGCACGGCCCGGTCACCGGCCTGGCCCGCGACGCCTTCACCCCCGGCCTGCTTCCCGGCGTGTGCGGCATGCTGTACCAGCTCCTGCGCGCCCGCCCCGGCGCCCCCCTGCCCTCGGTGCTGCTCCCCGACCCCGGCGCGTAG
- a CDS encoding DUF3147 family protein: MSQVWLLALRGLFGGLLVTAFALLGEMVSPKRFAGIFAAGPAVALAGMSITVLHAGSRPLADSALGMIVGSAALVVYCALAVPLVGRLGAVAGSAAAVGVWLAVAGLGWWLMP; the protein is encoded by the coding sequence ATGAGCCAGGTCTGGTTGCTCGCGCTGCGCGGGCTGTTCGGCGGCCTGCTGGTGACGGCCTTCGCCCTGCTCGGCGAGATGGTGTCCCCGAAGAGGTTCGCCGGCATCTTCGCCGCGGGGCCCGCCGTGGCCCTGGCGGGGATGAGCATCACGGTGCTGCACGCGGGAAGCCGTCCGCTCGCCGACTCCGCGCTCGGCATGATCGTCGGGTCGGCGGCGCTGGTGGTCTACTGCGCCCTGGCCGTCCCTCTGGTGGGGCGTCTCGGCGCGGTCGCCGGCTCGGCGGCGGCGGTCGGGGTGTGGCTGGCCGTCGCGGGCCTCGGATGGTGGCTGATGCCGTGA
- a CDS encoding DUF3147 family protein, producing MSGRERIRLRPSGARCAHPAGMALRFAFGAAISVVAALVTDRWGPVTGGVFLAFPATLAATLTLIEHEEHRRLPVEQDARGAVLGAAGMIVFAVCVWALATRLPAALVLVTATVAWALVAVALYLLFQGRRDGG from the coding sequence GTGAGCGGGCGGGAGAGGATCCGGCTGCGCCCGTCCGGGGCGCGGTGCGCGCACCCGGCCGGCATGGCGCTGCGTTTCGCCTTCGGCGCGGCCATCTCGGTGGTCGCGGCCCTGGTCACCGACCGGTGGGGCCCCGTCACGGGCGGCGTGTTCCTCGCCTTTCCCGCCACCCTGGCCGCCACGCTGACCCTCATCGAGCACGAGGAGCACCGGCGCCTCCCGGTCGAGCAGGACGCCCGCGGCGCGGTGCTCGGCGCGGCGGGCATGATCGTGTTCGCCGTGTGCGTGTGGGCGCTCGCCACCCGGCTGCCCGCCGCGCTGGTCCTCGTGACCGCGACCGTGGCCTGGGCACTGGTCGCCGTCGCCCTCTACCTGCTCTTCCAGGGGCGGCGCGACGGCGGGTGA
- a CDS encoding sensor histidine kinase: MSRADLTRAARWAVPAWAVFATVNATLMWILPGAETIPFHLVWISFALVYGVRPWPMPATLAVCLAVAAATGVPLYWHASSEVIAFEETAEIPLMCLLFLVMVWHVRWRTAAAAEARLAAARERLAHEMTERFVRVATHELRTPLTVARGYAEMLQVEGADSDPAADLGVVVEELDKLSRITGRLSALAWAHQDPGAGARVLNLGTLVQRVGRRWAPLVNGTIHVDTVPAPVVGDEERLETALDCLVENATRHGRAPVVLRVRQDAATVVAQVEDHGPGIPPERAEELVRRADWSYSSSSGLGLMIVRGIVESHTGQVTLTSAPSGGLTATIHLPLATAEHPGPALRPGAAR, from the coding sequence TTGTCGCGGGCTGACCTGACGCGGGCGGCGCGCTGGGCGGTCCCGGCCTGGGCGGTCTTCGCCACGGTCAACGCCACGCTCATGTGGATACTCCCCGGCGCCGAGACCATCCCCTTCCACCTGGTCTGGATCTCGTTCGCGCTGGTGTACGGCGTGCGGCCGTGGCCGATGCCCGCCACCCTCGCGGTCTGCCTGGCCGTCGCCGCGGCGACGGGGGTGCCGCTGTACTGGCACGCCAGCTCCGAGGTCATCGCCTTCGAGGAGACGGCGGAGATCCCCCTGATGTGCCTGCTGTTCCTCGTCATGGTCTGGCACGTGCGGTGGCGGACGGCCGCGGCGGCCGAGGCCCGGCTGGCCGCCGCGCGCGAGCGCCTGGCGCACGAGATGACGGAGAGGTTCGTGCGGGTCGCGACCCACGAGCTGCGCACCCCGCTCACCGTCGCCCGGGGGTACGCCGAGATGCTCCAGGTGGAGGGCGCCGACTCCGACCCGGCCGCGGACCTGGGCGTCGTCGTGGAGGAGCTGGACAAGCTCTCCCGGATCACCGGCCGCCTGTCCGCCCTGGCCTGGGCGCACCAGGATCCCGGCGCGGGCGCCCGCGTCCTGAACCTCGGCACGCTCGTCCAGCGGGTCGGCCGGCGCTGGGCGCCCCTGGTGAACGGCACGATCCACGTGGACACCGTCCCCGCCCCGGTCGTGGGCGACGAGGAGCGGCTGGAGACCGCGCTCGACTGCCTCGTGGAGAACGCGACGCGGCACGGCCGGGCGCCGGTCGTCCTGCGGGTGCGGCAGGACGCGGCGACGGTCGTCGCGCAGGTGGAGGACCACGGGCCGGGGATCCCGCCCGAACGCGCCGAGGAGCTCGTGCGCCGCGCGGACTGGTCCTATTCGTCCAGCTCCGGCCTCGGGCTGATGATCGTCCGGGGCATCGTGGAGTCCCACACCGGGCAGGTCACCCTGACCTCCGCGCCGTCCGGCGGCCTCACCGCGACCATCCACCTGCCGCTCGCCACGGCCGAACACCCCGGCCCGGCCCTGCGCCCCGGAGCGGCCCGCTGA
- a CDS encoding response regulator transcription factor, whose translation MPRIMVVDDEPRICRFVSRALERDGHVVRTVGTGEQALLLADAEEFALVVLDLMLPRLGGVDVLRQMLARRPDQRVLVLSAIGDVAAKVECFAHGAVDYLAKPFALAELVARVRIRAAEPAPAAARRCIRAGQVALDPHRRTAELPGRSVQLTQREFVLLSHLMGRAGDVCGREELLTDVWGHAFDAASNVVDVYVRRLRAKLGADSIETIRNVGYSFVAG comes from the coding sequence ATGCCCCGGATCATGGTCGTGGACGACGAGCCGAGGATCTGCAGGTTCGTCTCGCGCGCCCTGGAACGCGACGGCCACGTCGTCCGGACCGTGGGAACCGGCGAGCAGGCCCTCCTGCTCGCGGACGCCGAGGAGTTCGCGCTGGTCGTACTGGACCTGATGCTGCCACGGCTCGGCGGCGTGGACGTGCTGCGGCAGATGCTCGCCCGGCGCCCCGACCAGCGCGTCCTGGTCCTGTCCGCCATCGGCGACGTCGCCGCCAAGGTCGAGTGCTTCGCCCATGGCGCCGTCGACTACCTCGCCAAGCCGTTCGCGCTCGCCGAGCTCGTGGCCCGGGTACGCATCAGGGCGGCCGAGCCCGCGCCCGCGGCGGCCCGGCGCTGCATCAGGGCCGGGCAGGTCGCCCTCGACCCGCACCGCCGCACCGCCGAGCTCCCCGGCCGCAGCGTCCAGCTCACGCAACGCGAGTTCGTGCTGCTCAGCCACCTCATGGGCCGCGCCGGGGACGTGTGCGGGCGCGAGGAACTGCTCACCGACGTGTGGGGGCACGCCTTCGACGCCGCCAGCAACGTGGTGGACGTGTACGTGCGGCGGCTGCGCGCCAAGCTCGGCGCCGACTCCATCGAGACCATCCGCAACGTGGGCTACAGCTTTGTCGCGGGCTGA